The following DNA comes from Streptococcus pasteurianus.
TCTTGCTGATCGTGACAACGCTGATATCCGTTTCGGTCTTGAACAAGGTCTTAACTTTATCGCTATCTCATTCGTACGTACTGCAAAAGACGTTAACGAAGTTCGTGCTATCTGTGAAGAAACTGGTAACGGACACGTTCGTTTGTTTGCTAAAATCGAAAACCAACAAGGTATTGACAACATTGATGAAATCATCGAAGCTGCTGACGGTATCATGATTGCTCGTGGTGATATGGGTATTGAAGTACCATTCGAAATGGTTCCAGTTTACCAAAAAATGATTATCACTAAAGTTAATGCAGCTGGTAAAGCAGTTATCACAGCAACTAACATGCTTGAATCAATGACTGACAAACCACGTGCTACTCGTTCTGAAGTATCTGACGTATTCAACGCTGTTATCGATGGTACTGATGCAACTATGCTTTCAGGTGAATCTGCAAATGGTAAATACCCAGTTGAAGCTGTTCGTGCAATGGCTACAATCGATAAAAATGCTCAAACTCTTCTTAACGAATACGGACGTCTTGATTCAACATCATTCGCTCGTACTTCTAAAACAGAAGTTGTGGCTTCAGCAGTTAAAGATGCAACAAGCTCAATGGATATTAAACTTGTCGTAGCTCTTACTGAATCTGGTAATACTGCTCGTCTTATCTCTAAATACCGTCCAGATGCTGACATCTTGGCTGTAACATTTGACGAAAAAACTCAAAAATCACTTATGATTAACTGGGGTGTTATTCCGGTTGTAACTGAAAAACCTGCATCAACTGATGACATGTTTGAAGTTGCTGAAAAAGCTGCCCTTGAATCAGGATTAGTTCAATCAGGTGATAACATCGTTATCGTCGCTGGTGTTCCAGTTGGTTCAGGTGGTACAAACACAATGCGTATCCGCACTGTAAAATAATTAAATAATGGAAAAGCCTATCATATCAAGCTTTATCGCGTGTGATAGGGCTTTTTTTATGTTGTGGGGCATTTTTGTGGCATACTACAGACATAATTCATCTATTACATCAACAATTTTATCTTTCATCTTGTTTGTGGGGTGCAAAATCTTTCTTTGTATTGAAGTCTATTTGATTTTGAAAGTAAGTATCCATATCTTTCCAATCTAATCTGAAAATTTTTCTTTTTTCTAAATTATTTCACTTACTCTATATAGGCTGTTATGTTTACGTGTTAGCGGTTTTTTCTTGATTTTCGGATGAAATGACCTACTTTTTTTATACAATGAAAAATGATATAATAGAACAAAGAATAGGAGAAATTATGGTAAAGCGCGATTTTATTCGAAATATTATTATAGCTTTGATAGCTATTTTGGCGATATTCTTGCTGAGGATTTTTGTTTTTTCAACATTTAAAGTTCATGAGGATGCGGCTAATTCGTATTTGTCGAATGGGGATGTTGTAGTTGTCAATCGTAATCGGACTCCTCAATACAAGGATTTTATTGTTTATGAAGTTGATGGTACTTTTTATATTAGTCGTGTTATTGCGACTGCTGGTGAAAGTGCGACAGTTATGGACGATATCCTGTATATTGATAACGAAGTTCAAGAAGAGCCATACATTAGCCAAATTAAGTCTGAATATCTATCGACATCGGATAATCAACAAGCCTTTACATCTGATTTTTCCGTTAATACTATCACGAATAATAAATATAGCGAAGTGCCTAAGGGAAGTTATCTGGTATTAAACGATGATCGTCAGAATACAAATGATAGTCGTACGTTTGGTCTGATTAAAGAAAGTCAGATACGCGGTGTCGTTACGTTTAAACTATTACCACTGAGTAAATTTGGCTTCATCACAACAGAGTAGCAGTAGCTGCTCTGTTTTTTATGAGATATACCAATCGATAATCGGTATATATAAAACTATACCAATTTAATTGTTGACAATATAAAAACAAAGTTATATACTGATATTGTTGGGTTTTATAGAGTCTTCATTAGACTATACCAATTTAAAAAATAAGAAAGAATTAGCAAGTAAAGTCTTGTTAAAGGTGAGAATTATGTGTGGTATTGTTGGTGTTGTAGGAAATAAAAATGCAACAGACATTTTGATGCAAGGTCTTGAAAAGCTCGAATATCGTGGTTATGATTCTGCTGGAATTTACGTGACTAATGGTACAGATCAAGGACGTTTGATTAAATCTGTTGGACGCATTTCAGATCTTCGTGCTAAAATTGGCATTGATGTGGCAGGATATACAGGTATTGGTCACACACGTTGGGCAACTCATGGTCAAGCAACAGAGACAAATGCTCACCCACATACATCAGAAACAGGACGTTTTGTCTTGGTTCATAATGGTGTCATTGAAAACTATTTGCAAATTAAAGAAACATATCTTTCAGAACATCATTTGAAAGGTGAAACAGATACAGAAATTGTTGTTCATTTAGTTGGACAATTCGTTTCAGAAGGTTTATCAGTTCTTGAAGCTTTCAAGAAAGCTTTAACTATCATCGAAGGTTCATACGCTTTTGCACTTGTTGATTCAGAAGATGCAGATACGATTTATGTTGCTAAAAATAAATCCCCGCTTTTGATTGGTTTAGGTGATGGTTACAACATGGTATGTTCGGATGCGATGGCAATGATTCGTGAAACAAGTGAATTTATGGAAATTCATGATAAAGAATTGGTTGTCTTGACTAAAGATTCTGCGACAGTTACTGATTACGAAGGTAATGAAATTGAACGCGAATCATACATAGCTGAGCTTGATTTGTCAGATATTGGTAAAGGAACTTACCCTTACTATATGTTGAAAGAAATCGACGAACAACCAACTGTTATGCGTAAATTGATTAATAATTACTCAGATAGCGAAGGAAATATGGTTGTTGAACCTGATATTGTTAAGACAGTACAAGAGGCTGATCGTATTTATATCTTGGCAGCAGGAACTTCTTATAATGCTGGTTTTGCATCAAAAGCAATGCTTGAAAAATTGACAGATACGCCAGTTGAACTTGGAATTGCTTCAGAATGGGGCTACAATATGCCACTTTTGAGCAAGAAACCAATGTTTATCTTGCTTAGCCAATCAGGTGAAACGGCTGACAGTCGTCAAGTTTTGGTAAAAGCAAATCAAATGGGTATTCCAAGTTTGACAGTTACTAATGTTCCTTGCTCAACGTTATCACGTGAAGCAACTTATACAATGCTTTTACACGCTGGTCCTGAAATTGCCGTTGCATCAACTAAAGCTTACACAGCACAAATTGCTGCTTTAGCCTTTTTGGCTAAGGCTGTCGGTGAAGCAAACGGCAAAAAAGAAGCGCTTGAGTTTGACTTGGTACATGAATTATCTATCGTTGCACAATCTATCGAAGCAACGTTGTCAGAAAAAGATATGATTGCTGAAAAAGTGGAAGCACTGCTTAAAACAACTCGCAATGCTTTCTACATTGGTCGTGGCAATGATTACTATGTTGCGATGGAAGCAAGTTTGAAATTAAAAGAAATTTCTTACATTCAATGTGAAGGATTTGCTGCAGGAGAATTAAAACACGGTACAATTTCATTGATTGAAGATGGCACACCAGTTCTTGGTTTGATTTCATCAAGCGAAGCGATTGCTAGTCACACACGTGGTAATATTCAAGAGGTTTCTGCGCGTGGTGCAAATGTATTGACAGTCGTTGAAGAAGAATTGGCTAAACCAGGGGATGATATTGTTGTTAACCAAGTTCATCCATATTTAACAAGCATTTCAATGGTAATTCCAACACAACTCATTGCTTACTTTGCTTCTCTACAACGTGGTCTTGACGTTGATAAACCACGTAACTTGGCAAAAGCGGTTACTGTTGAATAATCTCTTGTCAAATAGTAATTTCTAGGGTAAAATGAGTAATGTAACTTTTTTGAAGTCGGAAATAAAAGTTATAGCTATTTTTGATAAGGAGAAATGATGTCTTTACCAAATTGTCCACAATGTAACTCTGAGTATGTTTACGAAGATGGTTTATTACTAGTTTGCCCAGAGTGCGCTTATGAATGGAATCCAAGCGATTCAGTTGAAGAAGAAGGCTTGGTTGTTCTTGATAGCAACGGTACACGTCTTGCTGACGGAGATAGCATTACTATCGTGAAAAATCTAAAAGTAAAAGGTGCACCAAAAGACCTTAAACAAGGTACCCGTGTGAAAAACATTCGTCTTGTTGAAGGTGACCACAACATTGATTGTAAAATTGATGGTTTTGGCGCAATGAAATTAAAATCAGAGTTTGTTAAAAAATTGTAATGATTGAAAGCTAGACGAGATGTCTAGTTTTTTAGTTTGATGACGATTTTTGGCAAAATTTTTAAGCATGGACTAGTCAGTAAATGTCTGTTATTTTTATACTTTTTATGTAAAAATATTCTCAGATATATTCAAACCGTCTGAAATTTTGGTATAATAGAAACAAATTCTATTTAGGAGATCACATGTCGTATATTTTACAAGTTCTGCCAAGCTTGTTAGATGGCGCTAAGGTAACTTTGCAAGTTTTCTGTATTGTTATTGTTTTGTCAATACCGTTTGGTGCTATCTTGGCTTTTTTGATGCAGATTAAATTCAAACCATTACAATGGTTGTTGACGTTATATGTTTGGATTATGCGTGGAACACCATTGCTATTACAATTAATTTTCTTCTACTACGTGTTACCGAGCGTTGGTATTGTAATGGATCGCTTGCCAGCAGCTATTTTAGCGTTCACGTTGAATTACGCAGCTTATTTTGCAGAAATTTTCCGCGGAGGTATTGCAGCCATTCCTAAAGGGCAATACGAAGCAGCTAAAGTTTTAAAACTAAATCAACTTCAAACGATTCATTATATTATCTTACCGCAAGTGTTCAAGATTGTTTTGCCAAGTGT
Coding sequences within:
- the lepB gene encoding signal peptidase I, whose protein sequence is MVKRDFIRNIIIALIAILAIFLLRIFVFSTFKVHEDAANSYLSNGDVVVVNRNRTPQYKDFIVYEVDGTFYISRVIATAGESATVMDDILYIDNEVQEEPYISQIKSEYLSTSDNQQAFTSDFSVNTITNNKYSEVPKGSYLVLNDDRQNTNDSRTFGLIKESQIRGVVTFKLLPLSKFGFITTE
- the glmS gene encoding glutamine--fructose-6-phosphate transaminase (isomerizing), producing MCGIVGVVGNKNATDILMQGLEKLEYRGYDSAGIYVTNGTDQGRLIKSVGRISDLRAKIGIDVAGYTGIGHTRWATHGQATETNAHPHTSETGRFVLVHNGVIENYLQIKETYLSEHHLKGETDTEIVVHLVGQFVSEGLSVLEAFKKALTIIEGSYAFALVDSEDADTIYVAKNKSPLLIGLGDGYNMVCSDAMAMIRETSEFMEIHDKELVVLTKDSATVTDYEGNEIERESYIAELDLSDIGKGTYPYYMLKEIDEQPTVMRKLINNYSDSEGNMVVEPDIVKTVQEADRIYILAAGTSYNAGFASKAMLEKLTDTPVELGIASEWGYNMPLLSKKPMFILLSQSGETADSRQVLVKANQMGIPSLTVTNVPCSTLSREATYTMLLHAGPEIAVASTKAYTAQIAALAFLAKAVGEANGKKEALEFDLVHELSIVAQSIEATLSEKDMIAEKVEALLKTTRNAFYIGRGNDYYVAMEASLKLKEISYIQCEGFAAGELKHGTISLIEDGTPVLGLISSSEAIASHTRGNIQEVSARGANVLTVVEEELAKPGDDIVVNQVHPYLTSISMVIPTQLIAYFASLQRGLDVDKPRNLAKAVTVE
- a CDS encoding amino acid ABC transporter permease, which translates into the protein MSYILQVLPSLLDGAKVTLQVFCIVIVLSIPFGAILAFLMQIKFKPLQWLLTLYVWIMRGTPLLLQLIFFYYVLPSVGIVMDRLPAAILAFTLNYAAYFAEIFRGGIAAIPKGQYEAAKVLKLNQLQTIHYIILPQVFKIVLPSVFNEIINLVKDSSLVYVLGVGDLLLASKTAANRDATLAPMFVAGAIYLLMIGVVTLISKQTEKKFNYYK
- the pyk gene encoding pyruvate kinase; this translates as MNKRVKIVATLGPAVELRGGKKFGEAGYWGESLDVEASAQKIAELIKEGANVFRFNFSHGDHAEQGDRMATVRRAEEIAGQKVGFLLDTKGPEIRTELFEGDAKEYSYKTGEKIRVATKQGIKSTREVIALNVAGALDIYDDVEVGKQVLVDDGKLGLRVIAKDDATREFEVEVENDGVIAKQKGVNIPYTKIPFPALADRDNADIRFGLEQGLNFIAISFVRTAKDVNEVRAICEETGNGHVRLFAKIENQQGIDNIDEIIEAADGIMIARGDMGIEVPFEMVPVYQKMIITKVNAAGKAVITATNMLESMTDKPRATRSEVSDVFNAVIDGTDATMLSGESANGKYPVEAVRAMATIDKNAQTLLNEYGRLDSTSFARTSKTEVVASAVKDATSSMDIKLVVALTESGNTARLISKYRPDADILAVTFDEKTQKSLMINWGVIPVVTEKPASTDDMFEVAEKAALESGLVQSGDNIVIVAGVPVGSGGTNTMRIRTVK
- a CDS encoding zinc ribbon domain-containing protein YjdM; amino-acid sequence: MSLPNCPQCNSEYVYEDGLLLVCPECAYEWNPSDSVEEEGLVVLDSNGTRLADGDSITIVKNLKVKGAPKDLKQGTRVKNIRLVEGDHNIDCKIDGFGAMKLKSEFVKKL